One genomic region from Dehalococcoidia bacterium encodes:
- a CDS encoding LLM class flavin-dependent oxidoreductase has protein sequence MPQMPALSVVAVAGRRARTLELAQEIEARGFSGIYAPSLSDGVGLCEALALCTRRISFGTAIANIYARHPYDYAGSVALIHELSGGRFRFGIGVSHGPTNEHLGVSTGKPLSDIRAFAAKLREGEPQSGPLPPLVLATLRQRMVELAGEIGQGAVWANAARSHMAASLQHLPTEKRADPEFMIGNMIPTCVSEDREAAARLMRRTLTLYVSLPNYQNYWIEAGYADEMKAIRRAITAGEREKLPGLMSERWLRDVTLFGSTAEVREGLETWYAAGVNTPILVPSSTQGGQMKAFEELFAAFA, from the coding sequence ATGCCGCAAATGCCCGCCCTCAGCGTGGTGGCCGTGGCCGGCCGCCGCGCCCGCACGCTGGAACTCGCGCAGGAGATCGAAGCACGCGGCTTCAGCGGGATTTACGCGCCCAGCCTCTCCGACGGCGTCGGCCTCTGCGAGGCGCTCGCGCTGTGCACCCGGCGCATCAGCTTCGGCACGGCGATCGCCAACATCTACGCCCGTCATCCGTATGACTACGCCGGCAGCGTGGCGCTGATCCACGAGCTCAGCGGCGGTCGCTTCCGCTTCGGCATCGGCGTGAGCCACGGCCCCACCAACGAGCACCTCGGCGTGAGCACTGGCAAGCCGCTTTCGGATATCCGTGCCTTCGCAGCGAAGCTGCGCGAGGGCGAGCCGCAGAGCGGTCCGCTGCCGCCGCTGGTGCTGGCCACGCTGCGGCAACGGATGGTCGAGCTGGCGGGCGAGATCGGCCAGGGCGCCGTCTGGGCCAACGCCGCCCGCTCGCACATGGCCGCCTCGCTGCAGCACCTGCCGACGGAGAAGCGCGCCGACCCGGAGTTCATGATCGGCAACATGATCCCGACCTGCGTCTCCGAAGACCGCGAGGCGGCGGCGCGCCTGATGCGCCGCACGCTGACGTTGTATGTCTCGCTGCCTAACTACCAGAACTACTGGATCGAAGCGGGATACGCCGACGAGATGAAGGCGATTCGCCGGGCGATCACCGCGGGCGAGCGCGAAAAGTTGCCGGGACTGATGAGCGAGCGCTGGCTGCGCGACGTGACGCTGTTCGGCAGCACGGCCGAAGTGCGCGAGGGACTCGAAACGTGGTACGCCGCCGGCGTCAACACGCCGATCCTGGTACCGTCCTCCACGCAGGGCGGCCAGATGAAGGCGTTCGAAGAGCTGTTCGCCGCCTTCGCTTGA
- a CDS encoding GGDEF domain-containing protein, which produces MARVFRLRLLILAGGACAGLAIAAATFAAETFVGMSAAVATLLVAALATFAAGGWLAALRAHGRMREAERDLTRARDAATAAALRDPLTGLGNYRLFEALLRFCVARTQRYGHPLSVLLIEVNVAGETHGGDRVAAQERLLRFIGAVLSANLRDADFTARLSETMFGVILSDTEVENAQHVRERLRAVALSHWPAGDTSWVLAGGVAGYTPDCGRVEDLLAEANRRLALERRRTRADSEP; this is translated from the coding sequence ATGGCTCGCGTCTTCAGGCTTCGGCTGCTCATCCTGGCCGGCGGCGCCTGCGCCGGCCTGGCGATCGCCGCGGCAACGTTTGCCGCCGAGACGTTTGTTGGTATGAGTGCGGCGGTGGCCACGCTGCTGGTCGCGGCGCTTGCCACCTTCGCTGCCGGCGGCTGGCTGGCCGCCCTGCGCGCCCACGGCCGCATGCGGGAGGCCGAGCGCGACCTTACCCGTGCACGCGACGCCGCAACGGCCGCTGCCCTGCGCGATCCGCTCACCGGCCTCGGCAACTACCGGCTGTTCGAGGCGCTGCTGCGCTTCTGTGTCGCGCGTACGCAGCGCTACGGCCATCCCCTCTCCGTGCTGCTCATCGAAGTGAACGTGGCGGGCGAGACGCACGGCGGCGACCGCGTCGCGGCGCAGGAGCGTCTGCTGCGCTTCATCGGCGCCGTGCTCAGCGCCAACCTGCGCGACGCCGACTTCACCGCCCGGCTGAGCGAGACGATGTTCGGCGTCATCCTCTCCGACACGGAAGTCGAGAACGCACAGCATGTGCGCGAGCGCCTGCGTGCCGTCGCGCTGAGTCACTGGCCCGCGGGCGACACGAGCTGGGTTCTGGCGGGCGGCGTCGCGGGCTACACCCCGGACTGCGGCCGGGTCGAAGACCTGCTGGCCGAGGCCAACCGTCGCCTGGCGCTGGAACGCCGTCGCACCCGTGCCGACTCCGAGCCCTGA
- a CDS encoding LLM class flavin-dependent oxidoreductase, with translation MSVRVGLAVGGWPFGEAESSRFWEFIDRAEALGFDSLWLSDRLVSTAPILEPITGLAAVAGRTRNMKFGMSVVVLPLRNPVVLAKEIATIDFLSNGRMLPAFGIGTEDVREYEAAGVAREERAGRTDEAVGLMRRLWSEEHVTHHGRYYHASDVTITPRPVQKSLPIWFGGRSEAAFRRVGRSGDGWLASFITTDEFAEGAAAIRRQAAAANRAIDEDHYGVLLSTCVARSREAANELAAPFLRRVRPDASAEQVSAFGTPEDCARRIAAYLEAGASKFVLRPVCPPEHLLDQLERLAREVAPRFDRTMAAA, from the coding sequence ATGAGCGTGCGCGTAGGCCTTGCAGTCGGCGGCTGGCCGTTCGGTGAGGCCGAGAGCAGCCGCTTCTGGGAGTTCATCGATCGCGCCGAGGCGCTCGGCTTTGATTCGCTCTGGTTGAGCGACCGGCTCGTCTCGACGGCGCCGATCCTGGAGCCGATCACCGGCCTGGCGGCCGTGGCGGGCCGCACGCGCAACATGAAGTTCGGCATGAGCGTGGTGGTGCTGCCGTTGCGCAACCCCGTGGTCCTGGCCAAAGAGATCGCCACGATCGACTTCCTCTCCAACGGCCGTATGCTGCCGGCCTTCGGCATCGGCACGGAGGACGTGCGCGAGTACGAAGCGGCCGGCGTCGCCAGGGAGGAGCGCGCCGGCCGCACCGACGAGGCCGTGGGGCTGATGCGCCGCCTCTGGAGCGAAGAGCACGTCACGCACCACGGCCGTTACTACCACGCCAGCGACGTAACGATCACGCCGCGGCCGGTGCAGAAGTCGCTGCCGATCTGGTTCGGCGGGCGCAGCGAGGCCGCCTTCCGCCGCGTCGGCCGCAGCGGCGACGGCTGGCTCGCCTCGTTCATCACCACCGACGAATTCGCCGAGGGCGCCGCGGCAATTCGCCGCCAGGCCGCCGCCGCCAATCGCGCAATCGACGAGGACCACTACGGCGTACTCCTATCCACCTGCGTGGCCCGCAGCCGTGAAGCAGCGAACGAGCTGGCCGCGCCGTTCCTACGCCGCGTCCGCCCCGACGCATCGGCAGAACAGGTCAGCGCCTTCGGCACGCCAGAGGACTGTGCCCGCCGCATTGCCGCCTACCTGGAGGCCGGCGCGAGCAAGTTCGTGCTGCGCCCCGTCTGCCCGCCCGAACATCTCCTCGATCAACTTGAGCGTTTAGCACGCGAAGTCGCGCCGCGCTTCGACCGCACGATGGCAGCCGCCTGA